Proteins co-encoded in one Natrarchaeobius halalkaliphilus genomic window:
- a CDS encoding GNAT family N-acetyltransferase, which translates to MSNERTYPDEPAGPFPSPDTAFEDRDGRSIEIRAPESMTNGALDDIVDMYVRFDPTDRAQGIPPTGETRIRSWLEGITDRSVNVVATHGDDVIGHAMLVPDVDDPPSLDDAGDAEWELAIFVLQEYQRAGIGTELLEHLLGHAADVGIERVWLTVERWNQPAIALYERVGFDSTGTESFEQEMAILLEAGGERNR; encoded by the coding sequence ATGTCGAACGAGCGAACGTATCCGGACGAACCAGCCGGTCCGTTCCCGTCGCCAGACACGGCGTTCGAGGATCGTGACGGCCGATCGATCGAGATACGGGCACCGGAGTCGATGACGAACGGAGCCCTCGACGACATCGTCGACATGTACGTCCGGTTCGATCCGACCGATCGAGCGCAGGGAATCCCGCCGACGGGCGAAACGCGGATCAGGAGCTGGCTCGAGGGAATCACCGACCGCAGCGTCAACGTCGTCGCCACCCACGGAGACGACGTCATCGGTCACGCGATGCTCGTCCCCGACGTCGACGATCCGCCGTCGCTCGACGACGCCGGCGACGCCGAGTGGGAACTCGCCATTTTCGTCCTTCAGGAGTACCAGCGGGCCGGGATCGGTACGGAGCTACTCGAACATCTGCTCGGACACGCGGCCGACGTTGGAATCGAACGGGTGTGGCTGACCGTCGAGCGGTGGAACCAGCCGGCGATCGCCCTTTACGAACGCGTCGGATTCGATTCGACCGGGACCGAAAGCTTCGAACAGGAAATGGCGATCCTGCTCGAAGCGGGCGGCGAACGGAACCGATAA
- a CDS encoding universal stress protein — protein MNVLVGLGGSDESDKTLRRTIERTEAVGDDLTVAVLEKPDTKRSQEETYELAEALLGDADVDAEIVRLEGDPGSSLVDYAEQGEYGQLVIGGGTLSPMGKIQLGSITEFVLLNAPTTVKLVR, from the coding sequence ATGAACGTTCTAGTGGGTCTCGGCGGCAGCGACGAATCGGACAAGACCCTCCGTCGAACGATCGAACGAACGGAAGCGGTCGGTGACGACCTGACCGTCGCCGTCCTCGAGAAACCGGATACGAAACGATCTCAGGAGGAGACGTACGAGCTGGCCGAGGCGCTCCTCGGAGATGCAGACGTCGACGCGGAGATCGTCAGACTCGAGGGTGATCCGGGAAGCTCTCTCGTCGACTACGCAGAGCAAGGCGAGTACGGTCAGCTCGTGATCGGCGGCGGCACGCTGAGTCCGATGGGCAAGATTCAGCTCGGCTCGATCACCGAGTTCGTCCTGTTGAACGCGCCGACAACGGTCAAACTGGTGCGATAA
- a CDS encoding universal stress protein, with protein MDDREPFSVDTVLAPVDGSEESATAVEYAISVAERYDASVHALYVLGRGVVRGMDAGTVEEDMIAENTQGFFENVSTVADAAGVTLSTSVDDGFSQSRKTRHPGNVVLDTADEIDADFVVLPREPVTDTAAAEVLEKAAEYVLSYASQPVLSV; from the coding sequence ATGGATGACCGCGAGCCGTTCTCCGTTGATACCGTCCTCGCGCCGGTCGACGGGAGCGAGGAGTCCGCAACCGCCGTCGAGTACGCGATCTCCGTCGCCGAGCGTTACGACGCGTCCGTCCACGCGCTCTACGTGCTCGGTCGCGGTGTGGTCCGAGGAATGGATGCTGGCACGGTCGAAGAGGACATGATCGCAGAAAACACGCAGGGATTCTTCGAGAACGTCAGTACCGTCGCGGATGCCGCCGGCGTCACGCTCTCGACGTCCGTCGACGACGGCTTCTCCCAGAGCCGCAAAACGCGCCATCCCGGCAACGTCGTCCTCGACACTGCCGATGAGATCGATGCCGATTTCGTCGTCCTCCCTCGAGAGCCCGTCACGGATACCGCCGCGGCCGAAGTCCTCGAAAAGGCGGCCGAATACGTTCTCTCGTACGCGAGCCAGCCCGTCCTCTCGGTGTGA
- a CDS encoding ATP-binding protein, which produces MSDAALDVVEFLLTTSVYSDDRTLDENDLPPAFRRVFWTGGDGEDGTGDETGGTGTYSGISRPLSATNSTARQATGVDQPWEAVSELMFTERDEFSGTITLAQEEMAEQWFVERVDEDRLLENPTLAKHFESDPDAEFDVEVSHEEARSRNRPIQADRVWIDGLLEEYFDEDDDEDMLDLVDVRAPEEVDITLDDLVLTEGQESEIDKISKAIEHRDYLARIGLREIGKLLFVGPPGTGKTSTAQALARDMDLPFVEVKLSMITSQYLGETAKNVDKTFEVAKRLSPCILFIDEFDFVAKTRRSDEHAALKRAVNTLLKSIDNISLIEDDVLLIGATNHPDQLDDAAWRRFDEIINFPKPDYGMRADILRVITRTMDIQEFDPQLIAEITEGLTGSDLRMVLREAVLEALTEDRTTLTQEDLLNAVEEFEERDSLKNMDMIEGDHDALVAGGDLGKASDGGHDHDHSHGGHDHDHSHDGHDHDH; this is translated from the coding sequence ATGAGTGATGCGGCGCTCGATGTCGTCGAGTTTCTGCTCACGACGAGCGTGTATTCGGACGACAGGACGTTAGACGAGAACGATCTGCCACCGGCGTTTCGCCGGGTGTTCTGGACCGGGGGCGACGGTGAGGACGGAACCGGCGACGAGACCGGCGGAACGGGCACGTATTCCGGGATCAGTCGACCGCTGTCCGCGACGAACAGTACGGCCCGCCAGGCGACGGGCGTCGATCAGCCCTGGGAGGCCGTCTCAGAGTTGATGTTCACCGAACGCGACGAGTTCTCGGGAACGATCACGCTCGCCCAGGAGGAGATGGCAGAGCAGTGGTTCGTCGAGCGGGTCGACGAGGACCGATTGCTCGAGAACCCGACGCTCGCAAAGCACTTCGAGTCGGATCCGGACGCCGAGTTCGACGTCGAGGTCAGCCACGAGGAGGCACGCTCGCGGAACCGCCCAATCCAGGCCGACCGCGTCTGGATCGACGGGCTGCTCGAGGAGTACTTCGACGAGGACGACGACGAGGACATGCTCGATCTCGTGGACGTTCGAGCTCCCGAAGAGGTCGATATCACGCTCGACGATCTCGTCCTCACCGAGGGCCAGGAGTCGGAGATCGACAAGATCTCGAAAGCGATCGAACACCGCGATTACCTCGCACGGATCGGGCTGCGCGAGATCGGAAAGCTGCTGTTCGTCGGTCCGCCGGGGACCGGCAAAACCTCGACGGCACAGGCCCTGGCCAGGGACATGGATCTCCCGTTCGTCGAGGTCAAACTCTCGATGATTACCTCCCAGTACCTCGGAGAGACCGCAAAGAACGTCGACAAGACGTTCGAGGTCGCAAAACGACTCTCGCCGTGTATCCTCTTTATCGACGAGTTCGACTTCGTCGCAAAGACCCGCCGCAGCGACGAACACGCCGCGCTCAAGCGCGCAGTCAACACGCTGCTCAAGAGCATCGACAACATCTCGTTGATCGAAGACGACGTGCTCTTGATCGGTGCGACCAACCATCCCGACCAGCTCGACGACGCGGCCTGGCGGCGCTTCGACGAGATTATCAACTTCCCCAAACCCGACTACGGCATGCGGGCGGACATCCTCCGCGTCATCACCCGAACGATGGATATCCAGGAGTTCGACCCACAGCTTATCGCAGAAATAACCGAGGGACTGACCGGCAGCGACCTCCGGATGGTCCTCCGGGAGGCCGTCCTCGAGGCCCTGACCGAAGACCGGACGACGCTGACTCAGGAAGATCTTCTGAACGCCGTCGAGGAGTTCGAAGAGCGTGATAGCTTGAAGAACATGGACATGATCGAGGGCGATCACGACGCGCTCGTCGCGGGCGGCGATCTCGGGAAGGCCAGCGACGGCGGTCACGACCACGACCACAGCCACGGCGGTCACGACCACGACCACAGCCACGACGGTCACGACCACGACCACTGA